A single region of the Streptomyces sp. NBC_01262 genome encodes:
- a CDS encoding ATP-dependent DNA ligase — protein sequence MLLADVARTSREVAATSARSKKTALLAELFRGTSPAEAQTVITYLAGRLPQRRTGIGWRALGDPVPPADEPALAVLDVHSALDRIAAVAGKGAQAERKRLLHELMAAATEDEQQFLRGLIGGEVRQGALDALAAEALAVAAGADPADVRRAVMLSGSLGDVAQALLARGPQALTDYRLEVGRPVQPMLAHTAKDVDEALDKLGPCAVEEKLDGIRVQAHKDGDTVRIYTRTLDDITARLPEVAAAVGELAVRQAVLDGEVIALGPDGRPRPFQEVAGRTASRLDVAGARATVPLSPVFFDLLSVDGRDLLALTAADRHAELARVVPEPLRVRRLVAVDPQDGPTRAAARDFAAATLARGHEGVVVKALDAPYSAGRRGASWLKVKPVHTLDLVVLAVEWGHGRRTGKLSNLHLGARRPDGTFAMLGKTFKGLTDELLSWQTRHLLELAVSDDGWVVTVRPELVVEIAFDGVQRSTRYPEGVTLRFARVLRYREDKTAAQADTVEAVRALRLPD from the coding sequence ATGCTGCTGGCCGATGTCGCCCGGACGTCGCGGGAGGTCGCCGCGACCTCGGCGCGGTCGAAGAAGACCGCGCTCCTCGCCGAGCTGTTCCGGGGCACCTCACCCGCCGAGGCCCAGACCGTGATCACCTACCTCGCCGGGCGGCTGCCCCAGCGCCGTACCGGCATCGGCTGGCGGGCGCTCGGCGACCCGGTCCCGCCCGCCGACGAGCCCGCCCTCGCCGTCCTGGACGTGCACAGCGCCCTGGACCGGATCGCGGCGGTGGCCGGAAAGGGCGCCCAGGCCGAGCGCAAACGGCTGCTCCACGAGCTGATGGCCGCCGCCACCGAGGACGAGCAGCAGTTCCTGCGCGGCCTGATCGGCGGCGAGGTCCGCCAGGGCGCCCTGGACGCCCTCGCCGCCGAGGCCCTGGCCGTGGCCGCCGGCGCCGACCCGGCGGACGTACGCCGCGCGGTGATGCTCAGCGGCTCCCTCGGCGACGTCGCCCAGGCCCTGCTCGCCCGGGGCCCGCAGGCCCTCACCGACTACCGGCTCGAAGTCGGCCGCCCGGTGCAGCCGATGCTCGCGCATACCGCCAAGGACGTGGACGAGGCCCTGGACAAGCTCGGCCCCTGCGCCGTCGAGGAGAAGCTCGACGGCATCCGCGTCCAGGCCCACAAGGACGGCGACACCGTACGGATCTACACCCGCACCCTCGACGACATCACCGCCCGGCTGCCCGAAGTCGCCGCCGCCGTAGGCGAACTGGCCGTCCGGCAGGCCGTCCTGGACGGCGAGGTCATCGCGCTGGGCCCCGACGGCCGCCCCCGCCCCTTCCAGGAGGTCGCCGGCCGCACCGCCTCGCGCCTCGACGTCGCCGGCGCCCGGGCCACCGTCCCCCTGTCCCCGGTCTTCTTCGACCTGCTGTCCGTCGACGGCCGCGACCTGCTCGCCCTGACCGCCGCCGACCGCCACGCCGAGCTCGCCCGCGTGGTCCCCGAGCCCCTGCGCGTACGCCGTCTGGTCGCCGTCGACCCCCAGGACGGGCCCACCCGCGCCGCCGCCCGCGACTTCGCCGCCGCGACCCTGGCCCGGGGCCACGAGGGCGTCGTCGTCAAGGCGCTGGACGCCCCCTACAGCGCCGGCCGCCGGGGCGCCTCCTGGCTCAAGGTCAAGCCGGTGCACACCCTCGACCTGGTCGTCCTCGCCGTCGAGTGGGGCCACGGCCGCCGCACCGGCAAACTCTCCAACCTCCACCTCGGCGCCCGGCGGCCCGACGGCACCTTCGCCATGCTCGGCAAGACCTTCAAGGGGCTCACCGACGAACTGCTGAGCTGGCAGACCCGGCACCTGCTGGAACTCGCCGTCAGCGACGACGGCTGGGTCGTCACGGTCCGCCCCGAGCTGGTCGTCGAGATCGCCTTCGACGGCGTACAGCGCTCCACGCGCTACCCGGAGGGCGTCACGCTGCGCTTCGCGCGCGTCCTGCGCTACCGCGAGGACAAGACGGCGGCGCAGGCCGACACCGTCGAGGCGGTGCGGGCCCTCCGGTTGCCGGACTGA
- a CDS encoding helix-turn-helix domain-containing protein, giving the protein MTAAQPSRQPSIKRYLEHPRGGPTVLRIVLGTQLRKLREARGISREDAGESIRASHAKISRLELGRVGYKDRDVADLLTLYGVLDENERADFLTLARQASTPGWWHRYGDVLPSWFETLIGLEEAASVIRTYEVQFVPGLLQTEDYARAVTRLGHPRASAVEIERRVALRMARQQLLTSAEAPRVWAVMDEAALRRALGGNEVMRAQLEHLIETAALPNVTLQIAPFSVGGLAAAGGPVTILRFQEPDLPDIVYLEQLTSALYLDKADDVDNYLAVMDRLCAEAEPPGRTGRFLREILDGMKD; this is encoded by the coding sequence ATGACGGCGGCACAGCCGAGCAGACAGCCCTCGATAAAGCGGTACCTCGAACACCCGCGCGGCGGGCCGACGGTGCTGCGCATCGTGCTGGGCACCCAGCTGCGCAAGTTGCGCGAGGCGCGCGGGATCTCGCGTGAGGACGCCGGGGAGTCGATCCGCGCGTCCCACGCGAAGATCAGCCGCCTTGAGCTGGGCCGCGTCGGCTACAAGGACCGCGATGTCGCCGACCTGCTCACCCTCTACGGCGTCCTCGACGAGAACGAGCGGGCGGATTTCCTCACCCTCGCCCGGCAGGCCAGCACGCCCGGCTGGTGGCACCGCTACGGCGATGTCCTGCCGAGCTGGTTCGAGACCCTGATCGGCCTGGAAGAGGCCGCGTCGGTCATCCGCACCTACGAGGTCCAGTTCGTCCCCGGCCTGCTCCAGACCGAGGACTACGCCCGCGCCGTCACCCGCCTCGGCCACCCCCGCGCCTCCGCCGTCGAGATCGAGCGCCGGGTCGCGCTGCGCATGGCCCGCCAGCAGCTGCTGACCTCGGCCGAGGCCCCCAGGGTGTGGGCGGTCATGGACGAGGCCGCGCTGCGCAGGGCGCTCGGCGGCAACGAGGTGATGCGCGCGCAGCTTGAGCACCTGATCGAGACCGCCGCCCTGCCGAACGTGACGCTGCAGATCGCACCCTTCAGCGTCGGCGGCCTCGCCGCGGCCGGCGGCCCCGTCACCATCCTGCGCTTCCAGGAGCCGGACCTGCCGGACATCGTCTACCTGGAGCAGCTCACCAGCGCGCTCTACCTGGACAAGGCGGACGACGTCGACAACTACCTCGCCGTCATGGACCGGCTGTGCGCGGAGGCCGAACCGCCCGGAAGGACGGGCCGCTTCCTGCGCGAGATCCTCGACGGGATGAAGGACTGA
- a CDS encoding DUF397 domain-containing protein, with amino-acid sequence MQELENGVPAGDIDGVVWRKSARSNPSGNCVELAALPGGGFAVRNSRHPEGPALIYTRAEIEAFIGGAKDGDFDDLTT; translated from the coding sequence ATGCAGGAGTTGGAGAACGGCGTACCGGCCGGCGACATCGACGGCGTGGTCTGGCGCAAGAGCGCGCGCAGCAATCCGAGCGGCAACTGTGTGGAGCTCGCGGCCCTGCCCGGCGGGGGCTTCGCCGTGCGCAACTCCCGTCACCCCGAGGGCCCGGCGCTCATCTACACCCGCGCGGAGATCGAGGCCTTCATCGGCGGTGCGAAGGACGGCGACTTCGACGATCTGACGACCTGA
- a CDS encoding ATP-binding protein: MTTHPAFPPGYALPDGPATRFAACALAGDLHAAGVARQFTRTTLCGWGMLDLVENSSIVVSEMLTNAIRYGFDSPPDLALSSRPLWLGLLGRGHSVLCTVSDPGTDVPVVKEPDHLAESGRGLHIIDSLSESWGWTPPDEAGKSVWAMVVAR; encoded by the coding sequence ATGACCACACACCCGGCATTCCCACCGGGCTACGCCCTGCCCGACGGTCCGGCCACGCGGTTTGCGGCCTGCGCCCTCGCCGGTGACCTTCACGCGGCGGGCGTCGCGCGGCAGTTCACCCGAACGACACTGTGCGGCTGGGGCATGCTCGACCTCGTCGAGAACTCGTCGATCGTCGTGTCGGAGATGCTCACCAACGCCATCCGCTACGGCTTCGACAGCCCGCCGGACCTTGCCCTGTCCTCGCGGCCCTTATGGCTCGGGCTCCTCGGCCGGGGCCATTCGGTGCTGTGTACGGTCTCCGACCCCGGCACCGATGTCCCGGTGGTCAAGGAGCCCGACCATCTCGCCGAGTCCGGGCGCGGGCTGCACATCATCGACTCGCTCAGCGAGTCCTGGGGCTGGACCCCGCCCGACGAGGCGGGCAAGTCGGTATGGGCGATGGTCGTGGCGCGCTAG